caccgatgcatgctcgataaaacgggcggatcgagaacacatccgggactttttcgcgttctcggcgtgatgcgtacttcgaattggaacagtacttggtctccgactgatgacgtatcacgagtacaagagaacgcaagtacgcacaagtacgcatattgataaacgcccactGTGACTTTACAGGATGCAGAGCCTGGTCCTGACTGCAGGAGGCAGCAGTGTGCCGCAGAGCCCGTGAGGCTGCCGGAAATGAAGCCGCAGACGAGGCGCTGTGCCGTAAATGGAAAGTGAAGAAAGTGGTGCGCGGCTCCGTTTCATGGGGGTGACTGATATCAGGTGAGTTTTCAGACAGCTGGGAGGCTCGCAGGCAGGTGCGACTAACGTGCTGCTTCAGATGTTTACCTGAAGGAATAAAGCGGGAAACGAGGCGAGTTACGAGCACAGTTAGCGTTAGCCTCCGTTAGCTCCCGTTAGCTCGGTGGAACAAATGCTCGGTGAGCTGAGGACAGGTGTACGGTTATTAATCCAGCAGGGAGCGAAGAACAGACAGGTGTTAACAACCCTGACGGTGTGGGAATCCGCACACCTGCAGGAGGCTGACGGAGCAGCTACGCCTGTCCTGCGGTGGAGCTAACAGTTAGCCCCGACCAGCTAGCAAACACTTTGCCCTGCGGATACACCTGCGCTTTAAATAGGTACATGAGAACAAGTGAACCAGCCGGAACAAAACAGACCTCAATAAatatgaaagaaataaaaagctgAACTACACAGTGTAAAGTTATAAAATACCAGTTAAATTCTAAAAGACCACAAAAAGAAGCTCCTTTAAATGTAAAAGATCTCATagcctgaaaaagaaaaataagtcaaaataaaGTAACTATATCACGAAATGgcttgttaaaaataaataaaaataaagaaactaaCAGTAAAATAATCAGGTTCCTGCAGGAAACTGGTGAGCAGGTGTTAGCAGGTCAGCATCTGCAGCTTCAGTCCATCACTGAAGCATCTCAGTGTTGGAGACGGGACAGGTGACAGTCCTAAATTTGGGCCTCTCTTTTTACCTGctaaatcaccatggtaactgatgCTCAACACCTTACCTGGTCATAACCTGCACCTGGTCAGGAGGAGGTGATGTTCAGAGTTTCCTCCGATTCGATTTCCGTGTGAAGCTTTTTCCTGAGAGCAGTGAATGAACCCCGGCTGTGAATCTCAGACTGAACTTGTGATCATGTGATCACGTGCTGATGGAGGAAATGTCTAAATGTTGTTCTGTGTGATTCTAACCTGCTGCTGAGTCTGTAAGCTGATGCGTGACAGTCAGCTAAACCCAGGTAGAAACATGGATCTGTTTCTCCCGtctgtttatttttcaaaaagttCTTCTGcgattaaaatggaaaaaaacctTCTGAATGACTATGTGTCCTCATATTTCTGACAGTTTGTAGCAGATGTGGTGAAAATCAATGTCCGTTGGTTCTGGTTGAATCTTCAGGTCCAGACGTCCTTCACCCGCTGCAGGACGCTGTTAACggcctgtgtttgttttaaaggcGTCTTTCACAGAGTGTGAGCAGCTGCTGAGGGGGCGACAGACTCGCCTGTCAGGacaactgaagaagaagaaggaaggtggaggaggaggatggcCGGCTTTTTGGATAACTTCCGCTGGCCCGAGTGTGAATGCATCGACTGGGGCGAGAGGAGGAATGCCGTGGCCTCCATCGTGGCCGGAGTTCTGGTTAGTGTGAGGCAGAGAGGGGCAGAGTCTGTTTGAAATCTCTGATAAGATAAATGTTCGCTGCTGGGAGGTTGGTGAATGGTGGAGGTCTTATTGGAGCTGTAAATATTCAGCTTCACGGGTCTCAGTGATCTGCACTCCGTACCTGCCGACACTCCAGGCTTCCTGTTTGTCCCAGAACAATCCCATAATCTGTTTACCTCAAACATTACTGTTAATAATCCAGAAGTTTGCTGTGATAGTCTGATGTGTGTTAGCTGTTGGTAAACGGCAAATGGACTGGTTTTTTTACATCTGATCAATCAaagcctcattcacacaaacactttttgctttgctttctatccaacattcacacacattcacacatcgGAGAGCAGTGAGGGTTAGTATCTTTCCAAGGATATTTGGTATGCAGCCAGGTGAGCTGCTGCAGCCACCCCATGATCTGTAAACACTCAGACATTAGTGACAGCATGGATGTCTGCTAAGGATGGACAGGAAGTAAAACCTTTAGAAACGTCACGTCTCGCTGTGCACGTTCTCTTCTTTCAGTTCTTCACTGGCTGGTGGATCATGATCGACGCCGCTGTGGCGTATCCAACCCAGGAGCAGATGAACCACGCCTTCCACACCTGTGGCGTCTTTTCCACCATCGCTTTCTTCATGTAAGTGTGAAACGTTGCTATCATACCGTACATGCTTTCAGAGTTGTTAGACCATTGAGGCGcgagtgggtgggtgggggagAGTTATCCAGATGAAATAACCTGAAAACACGTGTAAGATTTGCTTGGGTTTGTTCGTGTGCCTCACAGCCTCCTTACTAGCAGCCACTAACGATTGTGTGCTTTGTATGGTTTCCTCCTGCAGTGAAATGTAATTTCAGCTTAAACGTCTCAGCGAGGCTTTGAAAGGACAAATTGTGACCTCTGATGACGCCTAATTACTTAGAACTCTTCTTTCACCAAAGAGGAACCAAAACCTTTCATGATGTGACAGGAGAGCAGCCAAACTGCAGAATCATTCAGTCTGTTGTTACTCTGACCTCCGTGCTGTTAATGAGCTGAGCTGGTGTCAGACAGGTTTGACCTCAGACACCGAGGAAGTTACAGACCTGCCAGATTTCACGGTGTGCTTGGAAACTGGTGCTGCAGTCAAATGTGAATCAGCAAAGGtcaaaaacaaagcagagcGTCTGATTGAGACTCTGAAACATCATgtgatcacttcctgtttatgtCTGCAGTGTCAGCAGCATGAAGCGCTCAGACTCCTCTATGACTCTGTGTTCATTCTCAGGATTAATGCAGTTTCCAACGGCCAGGTGAGAGGGGACACGTACGGAGAAGGCTGTATGGGCCGGACAGGTGAGTGTTCGTCACCTGTCAGGGATCTGCTGTGGAGCTCAGAGGTGTGAGAAACGCACACGTGAGGCAGATGTTAGGAGTAAAGTGCAGAGCCTCAGCTGTCTGTGTGGCTGTAAAGAGACTAATATGTGGTGTAGCTCAGTGGGTGCAGACCACATGCCGGCGTGGGTTCGAGTCTGACCCTTTGTTACGTGTCGCCCCTCTCTCCCCCTGCTTTCCTGTCTCTCTTCGCTGTATCTATCCAATAAAAgctaaaatgacattttaaaaaaacgtATATCTGACGGGCGGTGTGAATCCTGCCCTTTGCACAGCCGTCAGGATGGACACACACAGCAGActttgtttgctgtgttttacagcaCTGCTCATATGTAATTGTGCTGCATGTGTCTGCGATTGCAGGAGCTCGTCTCTGGCTCTTCATCGGCTTCATGATGATGTTCGGATCGCTCATCGCCTCCATCTGGATCCTGTTTGGAGGCTACGTAGTGCCGAGTGAGTGTCACCCTGACCGTCCACTGTTTCTCCCCTTAGTCTGTCCTAGCTGGTCTTTGCTGAACATCATGCAAACCTGGAAATGATCAGAAGGCTGGAGGGAAAACCAGAAGTTCTATCTTTAAGTTAATAACAGCTCAGCCTGGACAAAGTCAGAGAGTATGTTATGGTTTGGAGCTCGAAGTCACTGCTGGCCTTTATCAGCTGCTTCATGGTGTTTTCTTCTGCTCTGAATCACATGACCATTTTGGAAACTTGGAGCTTTTTCCTGTGGTTTGGTCTCttttcacacacagaaaaatccaCACGAACTGAAAACAAACCTCAGTGAATCACTACAAACCACATAAGAAGGTGCAGACTGCTCATTGTTCTCGTGACTGAGGCGCAGGTAGCACTCAGGGACAGTCCTCGGTTCATTTCACCTCCAGCGGGTGCAGTTTGTGGCCTCTCACACGTGACCACAGCAGGGTGTTTGAGGTTGCAGCGTAGACCTGGTAGTTGGTCGGATTTGATCCTGAAACCAAATGATGGATCAGGGAGTCTTATTTTAAATTCAACTTTGCTCCTGCAGCAGGTCCATACGCTGCAGTCTTCACCCTGCTGCGCTCGCTGTGtgagcagcagaagaaaagcCTTGTGGTTATTACACTGTGGAGTGGGTTCCTGCCAAGCTGATTGTTGCAGCTCATTTCCAAAAGtctaaaaatacaacaaatgaTTTTAATCTGACTTCCTTAGACCTGCGCAGGGAGTCGGCTCTCTCTGAGCATGCTCAGTCGCAGTGAAACCTGATGTGACTGATAACATGTCGCTGTGTTCCCTCAGAGAAAGAAGTGGCTCCGGGCCTGGCTGTGTTCTTTCAGAACGCCTTCATCTTTTTTAGGTGAGTGAAAAGCAGCAGCGCTGACACTGAAGCAGCTGAAACAGCGCACCCTTACACCAGGCCTGTTGTAATTAACCAGCTTGGTGCCAAATATGTGCTTCCTGCAGCGTTGCGACACATTACATGAAACCTGTTGCATCTTATTTCCCGTAATGGGCGGGAGCTCCTGCCGGGAAAGCCTGGCTCAGTTTAACCCATTCAGGCCCGTTTCTGTTCCACTAACTGATGCAGAAAGAAGAACTAAAGCCGGGTGCATGGATACGAGCGTGAAAAGAAGCTTTGACATCCACACAGACTGTAAAACACCAGATTTCTCAGGGAGGGGGTTTCCAGCTCTAAATGAGCGTTTCTGTTTTCTAACCTGCTCCAGATTAATGGTTGATTCACACCCTGTCTTGGTTGGAGTTTGTCTCAGTCCATCATGTTTCACCTCCACCTGCCTTGTGTTCATGTTAGTTTAACCACAGCTGTGTAGCTATTACATGACAGAGAGCTTCATCAGCCTCCAAACATCACAGCGCTGTGGAGCTGATCTGTCTGCTCAGTGTGTGacatcactgtgacatcactgtcTCCTCTCTCTGCAGCACTCTGATCTACAAGTTCGGCCGCACTGAAGATTTATGGGGTTAAGAcgtctctacacacacacacacacgtctggtttgctTCAGATGTTTTGTATTCTGCTGTTTTAATCGAAGCTGTAAAAACACTTTTAGTATTAATGTTGCTTTTTAAATGGAGACCAATCAGTGCTgctgcgcgcacacacacatgcatgtaaaTATAGCTCTGTTGTTATGTTTcacttctctctctgtgtcagtcTGCGTGTTTTGTAAAATGAGGGAATTCCTGCTGGCGGGCAGGACCGCCGGTCTTACTGTTAAAGTGTCACTCTGGGAGATTTCAGCCTCACTTCCTGTTGGTTAAATGCTAAAGGTCACATGTTAGCTGTAAACAGCTGGATGTGAGACTCGCCTCTCGCTCTGACAAGAAGACGTAAACAAAAAGCCGAACAAACCGGCCCCGTCCTGCTGTGGTTGGATGTAGAACAGTCGAGCGGAGCGATGTGTAGCCGCCACAGGACGGATGCTAACCTGTTAGCCACAGgtgtctcactcacacacacacacacagtgtttcacCTCATCCATCAGATCACGCTCACTCTGGACCGTTTTAGGTTTTGGGGTCAGATTAAAATCGTTTTAGGTCACTTCCTGTGACTCCTCCAAATTAAAAGTCTGTGATTGttacatgtatttttaatgaaaatcttCCAGGCTGACACTTCAAGGGGGCGGGGCTAATTTATAGCTGGAAGCACATTTGCTGTCTCGTCTCAGTCTGACACTGGATTATAAAAGGACGTTTGTCTTCCTGAACTTCCTGTTTGTGACTACGATGTGTGTTGATGAGTTTTCAGtattaaagtttaaaatctTGGCTGCTTCAGTCGTTCCTGAAGCTCGGAGCAGAACTCAAACTGTCATTTTtctgaaacaataaaaagttttgTGGGCGTGGCTGTGAgctgctgctttgtttgttaCTGTAACCTTTGACCTGCTGTTTACTGGAAGCAATGACTCAGCCTCACCAGTGACTCAGACATTTTATTAAGGTGAACTCCGCTTATTCAGAAGGACGGGGAGTCGACCTCTGCAGGGAGGAGGGGCTTTctatgaccccccccccccaaaaaaaaaaaaagaattacatgAAAATTTCCCGTAGACAAACATTTACCCAACAGTGTTCATGTTACAGGCGCATGCGACACTTCCTATTTcactgaaacaggaagtgttggcCACGACTGTCCTCTTACCGCAGCCAGTCAGATCCAGCAGTGAGCGTGTTATTCCCACCTGCCCAGGAACGCTCTCACCGACAGTTACTAATAAAGAAACTAACTCTCAGAGTTAAACAGGACTGTAGGAAGTTTGAGAAAGAGCACGCAGACGTGTTTGCAGTTCCTGTTTTTCTACTATTTTCTGTCATCAGAGGTTTGAAGCAGTGGCAGCGTGGAGAACATTCACGGAGGCGTGGTCATTCAGAAACGAGACTTGGTTAATGCTAGAGTGACCCGCTCGTCTGCTGCGATGGTTGTTAGAGCGCAGTGGTTAAAATTAGTGTCAGGAAGCTGCTCGCTGCGCTCCGTCCTGGTTTTACTCCACCCGCTGTCCTCATGGGAGTAGTTCACAAATGTTCT
This is a stretch of genomic DNA from Pelmatolapia mariae isolate MD_Pm_ZW linkage group LG16_19, Pm_UMD_F_2, whole genome shotgun sequence. It encodes these proteins:
- the LOC134644432 gene encoding transmembrane protein 50B, whose protein sequence is MAGFLDNFRWPECECIDWGERRNAVASIVAGVLFFTGWWIMIDAAVAYPTQEQMNHAFHTCGVFSTIAFFMINAVSNGQVRGDTYGEGCMGRTGARLWLFIGFMMMFGSLIASIWILFGGYVVPKKEVAPGLAVFFQNAFIFFSTLIYKFGRTEDLWG